A genomic stretch from Leptotrichia sp. HSP-536 includes:
- a CDS encoding MarR family winged helix-turn-helix transcriptional regulator, which translates to MYEKIENLLDKFYKTYYKIEEINLNQVIKCLTTSELHIIEAIGENKITMNELSDKLGITMGTASVAVNKLTDKQFLERSRSDVDRRKVFVKLTAKGMVALNYHGNFHSNILEKITSDIPQEKIDTFIEVFETIVKNLNKVKKDIQPESILNFEKDDLVQVSSIKGSVAIRKYLNEKGVMIKSLIKILNIDKYLITLLVDGDEKVLNIEDAENIMVRRNAL; encoded by the coding sequence ATGTATGAAAAAATCGAAAATCTATTAGACAAATTTTATAAAACCTATTATAAAATTGAAGAAATTAACTTAAATCAAGTAATCAAATGCTTGACTACATCTGAGCTGCATATCATCGAAGCGATTGGGGAAAATAAAATCACAATGAATGAACTGTCTGACAAACTGGGCATTACAATGGGAACAGCTTCAGTCGCCGTAAACAAATTAACCGATAAGCAGTTTTTGGAGCGTTCCCGGTCGGACGTTGACAGACGTAAAGTTTTTGTAAAATTAACAGCAAAAGGTATGGTTGCCTTGAATTATCACGGAAATTTTCATTCAAATATTTTGGAAAAAATCACAAGTGATATTCCGCAAGAAAAAATAGACACTTTTATCGAAGTTTTTGAAACTATTGTAAAAAATTTGAATAAAGTCAAAAAGGATATTCAGCCTGAATCAATACTAAACTTTGAAAAAGATGACTTGGTGCAGGTTTCCTCAATAAAAGGAAGCGTTGCAATCAGAAAATACTTGAATGAAAAAGGCGTTATGATAAAATCACTAATAAAAATTCTGAATATTGATAAATATTTGATAACTTTGCTTGTAGATGGGGACGAGAAAGTATTGAATATTGAAGATGCAGAAAATATTATGGTTAGAAGAAATGCTCTTTAA
- a CDS encoding Rqc2 family fibronectin-binding protein, with amino-acid sequence MLYLDGIGISFLIKEIKEKILRYKLTKIFQYDRVSFSLFFGKNNLIFQVKDNSTIFYLKDEKDPNTDFQSKFLLSLKKYLQNSILINIRQEGFDRIVYFDFEKLNQFGDVEKYTLIIEIMGKASNIFLTSKGKILSALYFTSIDVGNRVIMTGARYTLPFEEKKISPLYLEAENFPFETETFMEKIEGVGRAFALQCSQDYDTFKKYLSSYRTVMYEILNRGKIHKVLTYNEFSEFSQKENTNIENGRRYFETLNEGLNKYFKVTVSSNVISEKKKNLLKYVDSQIKKFKKIQKNIKVDLKKNENFEKYKNMGDILAANMHQIKYGMKKITAFDFYNNQDITINLDPLLSPNDNLNFYYNKYNKGKRTISALNSRFLDIQNEIKYFEEIKMFIEKENDFIGIEEIENELNLSNNGNKIKNKIKLNKSKKRELLSFNYKDFQIFVGRNNKENEEISFSKGQPNDIWMHIKDIPGSHVLILRNNKEVPKDVLLHAANLACEYSKAKKGDKVTVDYCERKFVKKIKNSKPGNVIYTNFHTLLIEVQ; translated from the coding sequence ATGCTTTATTTAGACGGAATCGGTATTTCATTTTTAATAAAAGAGATAAAAGAAAAAATATTACGATATAAATTGACAAAAATTTTTCAATATGATAGAGTTTCATTTTCACTTTTTTTTGGAAAGAATAACTTGATTTTTCAAGTAAAGGACAATTCAACAATTTTTTACTTAAAGGACGAAAAAGATCCAAATACTGATTTTCAATCGAAATTTTTGTTATCATTAAAAAAATATTTACAAAATTCAATTTTAATAAATATTCGTCAGGAAGGTTTCGATAGGATTGTGTATTTTGATTTTGAGAAGTTAAATCAGTTTGGGGATGTGGAAAAATATACGTTAATTATTGAAATTATGGGAAAAGCGAGCAATATTTTTTTGACAAGCAAAGGGAAAATCCTGTCTGCCCTTTATTTTACTTCAATTGATGTTGGAAACCGTGTTATTATGACAGGTGCAAGATATACGTTGCCATTTGAAGAAAAAAAGATTTCGCCGCTTTATCTGGAAGCTGAGAATTTTCCGTTTGAAACTGAAACTTTTATGGAAAAAATCGAAGGTGTGGGACGTGCCTTTGCATTGCAATGTTCACAGGATTATGACACTTTCAAAAAATATTTATCCAGCTACAGAACAGTAATGTATGAAATATTAAATCGTGGAAAAATTCACAAAGTATTAACTTACAACGAATTTTCTGAATTTAGTCAAAAAGAAAATACAAACATAGAAAATGGAAGAAGATATTTTGAAACTTTAAACGAAGGACTGAACAAGTATTTTAAGGTTACTGTTAGTTCTAATGTAATTAGTGAAAAAAAGAAAAATCTACTAAAATATGTGGATTCTCAAATAAAAAAATTCAAAAAAATTCAAAAAAATATAAAAGTTGACTTGAAAAAAAATGAAAATTTTGAAAAATACAAAAATATGGGGGATATTCTGGCTGCAAATATGCATCAGATAAAATACGGAATGAAAAAAATTACAGCTTTTGACTTTTATAACAATCAGGACATTACGATAAATCTAGATCCACTTTTATCTCCAAACGACAATTTAAACTTTTATTATAATAAATATAACAAGGGAAAACGTACTATTTCAGCCTTAAATTCCAGATTTTTAGACATTCAGAATGAAATAAAATATTTTGAGGAAATAAAAATGTTTATCGAAAAGGAAAATGATTTTATTGGAATTGAGGAAATTGAAAATGAGCTGAATTTATCAAATAATGGAAATAAAATAAAAAATAAAATTAAATTGAACAAGTCAAAAAAACGTGAATTATTGTCATTTAACTATAAAGATTTTCAAATTTTCGTTGGAAGAAATAATAAAGAAAATGAGGAAATATCTTTTTCCAAAGGACAGCCCAACGACATTTGGATGCACATAAAGGACATTCCTGGAAGCCACGTGCTTATTTTACGAAATAATAAGGAAGTTCCAAAAGATGTTCTTCTACACGCTGCAAATCTTGCCTGTGAATATTCTAAAGCAAAAAAAGGTGACAAAGTTACAGTTGATTACTGTGAAAGAAAATTTGTAAAAAAAATAAAAAATAGTAAACCAGGAAATGTAATTTACACAAACTTTCATACGCTATTAATCGAAGTTCAATAA
- a CDS encoding HPr family phosphocarrier protein: protein MASKTVTMTNPTGLHTRPGGVFVAKAKEFESKVEVENEGKKVNGKSLLKLLSIGIKNGSEVTVHAEGPDADQAVEVLGELLATIRD from the coding sequence ATGGCAAGTAAAACAGTTACTATGACAAATCCTACAGGATTACATACAAGACCAGGTGGAGTATTTGTTGCTAAAGCAAAAGAATTTGAAAGTAAAGTTGAAGTTGAAAACGAAGGGAAAAAAGTAAATGGAAAATCTTTACTAAAATTATTATCAATTGGAATCAAAAATGGTTCAGAAGTTACAGTTCACGCTGAAGGACCTGATGCTGACCAAGCAGTTGAAGTTTTAGGAGAATTATTAGCAACAATCAGAGACTAA
- a CDS encoding DUF2207 domain-containing protein gives MNKFYVIIIEITVVVLAGIYSILTWYFFGRDSKRKAIVPEFTESDYISAMFVAYINGERDSKEILKLGILSLMLKGYISEVAENGTGNRKYVLNRKNRDNLRLRRETLFEEENNLLDVLSENELFENKLGIIRYKNRIVYFLEKKYKRIIYKNNYLFFIPIIFGIAVSIVFILLELLQGNLESAIIGTMFIFIWIEYVHGMSRGIFKFLYTIVILGIIVAVMMYMEIYLGLSLFILGIMFLIYEKAIGKYTVSGQRKMEYIEGLKMYFETAEKNRMDKFETEEEKINYFTQIYSYVIALKIEDKKIGIFKDSLDFVNMMGSYADAQYYVNEYTSTIPNS, from the coding sequence ATGAATAAATTTTATGTTATTATAATCGAGATTACTGTGGTTGTACTTGCTGGAATATATTCTATCTTAACGTGGTATTTTTTTGGAAGAGATTCCAAAAGAAAAGCTATTGTTCCTGAATTTACGGAGTCAGATTATATTTCTGCAATGTTTGTGGCGTATATTAATGGTGAGAGAGATTCAAAGGAAATATTGAAATTAGGGATATTATCATTAATGTTGAAGGGTTATATTTCTGAAGTTGCTGAAAATGGCACAGGAAATAGGAAATATGTTTTGAATCGGAAAAATAGGGATAATTTGAGATTGAGAAGGGAAACTTTGTTTGAAGAGGAAAATAACTTGCTGGATGTTCTTTCGGAAAATGAATTGTTTGAAAATAAACTGGGAATTATCAGATATAAAAATCGTATTGTATATTTTTTGGAAAAGAAATATAAAAGGATAATTTATAAAAACAATTATCTATTTTTTATTCCAATAATATTTGGAATAGCAGTTTCTATAGTTTTTATCTTATTAGAATTATTACAAGGAAATCTTGAAAGTGCAATTATCGGAACAATGTTTATATTTATATGGATTGAGTATGTACATGGAATGTCTAGAGGAATTTTTAAATTTTTATATACAATAGTTATACTTGGAATAATTGTTGCTGTAATGATGTATATGGAAATTTATTTGGGATTAAGCCTATTTATTTTGGGAATAATGTTTTTAATTTATGAAAAGGCAATAGGAAAATATACAGTTTCAGGACAACGGAAAATGGAGTATATTGAAGGGCTTAAAATGTATTTTGAAACTGCAGAGAAAAATAGGATGGATAAATTTGAAACAGAAGAAGAGAAAATCAATTATTTCACTCAAATATACTCATATGTTATTGCACTTAAAATAGAAGATAAAAAAATAGGAATTTTTAAAGATTCTTTAGATTTTGTGAATATGATGGGAAGTTATGCTGACGCTCAATATTATGTTAACGAATATACAAGCACAATTCCCAATTCTTAG
- the dnaE gene encoding DNA polymerase III subunit alpha: MENKFVHLKLHTEYSLLEGVGKIDEYVERAKEIGVKSLAITDTSMFGAIEFFKKCKNAGIKPIIGLEVFLDGLEKVGEYSLTLLAKNQNGYKNLSKLSSISYSRFTRNRNKIKYDELKKYSDDLYILSGGINSEVVKGILDLENTQVRRAIEKLGKDFGDNFFIEIPAVERLEKARRMLFDIVRKNKFDNFVITNDVYYSNRKDAVLQKIVESIKEGSKIDTEKSENSEILYDDLYLKSENEIEKSFENKEYSEFYETGINNVEKIVENCNVDFEFHHFKFPKYSLPQNVSEKEFLRNLVFEGLFHKYLKKSVSDSEKLQLDKNFEIIEKEIAKDEIAGQKLKEVKIREELLKHNLENVLERAEYELEIIDKMGYNGYFIIVWDFIKFSRENGVYVGPGRGSATGSIVSYALNITEIDPLEYNLIFERFLNPERISMPDIDIDFDQEQREIVINYVVNKYGAEYVAHIITFGTLKARLAIRDVGRVLNVSLVKVDKIAKMIPFNTELKDALNNIPELRKMYETDREIKRVIDYSLKLEGKVRHTSVHAAGIVISKGVLSDEIPTYSDGKTKIVSTQYQMKELEELGILKMDFLGLKNLTILRKTVENIEKRKKIKIDLNNIPLNDEKTYELLIKADTMGVFQCESAGIRSLMRKMKIEKFEDIIALLALYRPGPLRSGMVDDFINVKNNRTKIKYIDDSLKYILEETYGIILYQEQVMKIVSEMANYSLGEADELRRAIGKKNPELMKKNREKFVTNAENNGVLSKKANEIYDLVEKFGGYGFNKSHSAAYALIVYWTAYFKANYPLEFFAAIMTTEVHNLDRFVVFVNEAKEKGINIFLPDVNLSNYDFEIEENQADNERFGKAGIRFGLFAIKGVGAALINEIKKERKNRRFTSYEDFVYRMKQNGLAKKQLEALVLSGALDKFEGNRFEKYKSIEKILKYSQKKYESEEDIRMFLFEKKPEISVEFQIEKSDEFPQKILLQNEKEYLGIYVSSHPLNEKKNLINIISHNKISEISQKELKKVRIIGIVKNVKKFATQVGKEPMVKFEMEDFQKSIEVVCFPREYVTFGYKITEGQIMVLEGIVNFDQNKNTVILNNICNIENLEENKNLKLYILIDERMKEKNQKLKRMILKNKGDNRVVLAFRINEKKEIVKLSSKYSVNLSLNFIRKVTKMFGIERIKLK; encoded by the coding sequence ATGGAAAATAAATTTGTACATTTGAAATTGCATACGGAGTATTCACTGCTTGAAGGAGTAGGAAAGATAGATGAATATGTTGAAAGAGCTAAGGAAATTGGGGTAAAATCACTTGCAATTACTGATACTTCGATGTTTGGGGCGATTGAGTTTTTTAAAAAATGTAAAAATGCTGGAATAAAGCCGATTATTGGACTTGAGGTGTTTCTTGACGGACTGGAGAAAGTGGGGGAGTATTCGCTTACTTTACTTGCTAAAAATCAGAATGGGTATAAAAATTTGTCTAAGTTGTCGTCAATTTCATATAGCAGGTTTACACGGAATAGGAATAAAATTAAATATGATGAATTGAAAAAATATTCAGATGACTTATATATTTTGTCGGGCGGGATAAATAGTGAGGTTGTAAAGGGTATTCTGGATTTGGAAAATACTCAGGTTAGAAGAGCTATTGAGAAGCTTGGTAAGGATTTTGGGGATAATTTCTTTATTGAAATTCCTGCTGTGGAAAGGCTGGAAAAGGCTAGGAGAATGCTTTTTGACATTGTGCGTAAAAATAAATTTGATAATTTTGTTATTACAAACGATGTTTATTATTCAAATCGGAAAGATGCAGTTTTGCAGAAAATCGTGGAGTCAATAAAAGAGGGAAGCAAAATTGATACAGAAAAATCGGAAAATAGTGAAATTTTGTATGATGATCTATATCTAAAATCTGAAAACGAAATAGAAAAAAGTTTTGAAAATAAGGAATATAGCGAATTTTATGAAACTGGAATTAATAATGTGGAAAAAATTGTGGAAAACTGCAATGTTGATTTTGAGTTTCATCATTTTAAATTTCCGAAATATTCATTGCCACAAAATGTAAGCGAAAAGGAGTTTTTACGAAATTTAGTATTTGAGGGGCTTTTTCACAAATACTTGAAAAAATCTGTTTCAGATTCTGAAAAATTACAGTTGGATAAAAATTTTGAAATAATAGAAAAAGAGATTGCAAAAGATGAAATTGCTGGGCAGAAATTGAAAGAAGTTAAAATTCGTGAAGAATTGTTAAAGCATAATTTGGAAAATGTTTTGGAGCGTGCAGAATATGAGCTGGAAATTATTGATAAAATGGGGTATAACGGATACTTTATCATTGTCTGGGATTTTATAAAATTTTCACGTGAAAATGGGGTTTATGTTGGGCCTGGAAGGGGTTCTGCGACTGGTAGCATTGTTTCGTATGCTTTGAATATTACGGAAATTGACCCGCTTGAGTATAATTTGATTTTTGAACGTTTTTTGAATCCTGAACGTATTTCGATGCCAGATATTGACATAGATTTTGATCAGGAACAGCGGGAAATTGTCATAAATTATGTGGTGAATAAATATGGGGCGGAATACGTGGCACATATTATTACGTTTGGAACGCTAAAGGCTAGGCTTGCGATTCGTGATGTGGGGCGTGTGTTAAATGTTTCCCTTGTAAAAGTTGATAAAATTGCTAAAATGATACCGTTTAATACGGAACTGAAAGATGCCTTGAACAATATCCCTGAACTTAGAAAAATGTATGAAACTGACAGGGAAATAAAAAGGGTGATTGATTATTCGCTTAAATTGGAGGGAAAAGTTCGACATACTTCTGTCCATGCGGCAGGAATCGTTATTTCCAAAGGTGTGCTAAGTGATGAAATTCCAACATATTCAGATGGAAAAACGAAAATTGTTTCGACGCAATATCAGATGAAGGAACTAGAAGAGCTAGGAATTTTAAAAATGGATTTTCTTGGCTTGAAAAATCTTACGATTTTGCGGAAAACTGTGGAAAATATTGAGAAAAGAAAAAAAATAAAAATAGATTTAAATAATATTCCGCTAAATGATGAAAAAACTTATGAACTACTTATAAAAGCTGATACAATGGGAGTTTTTCAATGTGAGTCGGCAGGAATCAGAAGCCTTATGAGAAAAATGAAAATTGAAAAATTTGAGGACATAATTGCATTGCTTGCACTATATCGTCCAGGGCCTTTGCGAAGTGGAATGGTGGATGATTTTATAAATGTGAAAAATAACAGGACTAAGATAAAATATATTGATGATTCGCTAAAATACATACTTGAGGAAACTTACGGAATAATTTTGTATCAGGAGCAGGTTATGAAAATTGTGAGTGAAATGGCAAATTATTCGCTTGGGGAAGCTGATGAACTGCGACGTGCGATTGGAAAGAAAAATCCTGAATTAATGAAGAAAAATCGTGAAAAATTTGTAACAAATGCTGAAAATAACGGAGTTTTATCGAAAAAGGCAAACGAAATTTATGATTTAGTGGAGAAATTTGGTGGATATGGATTTAATAAGTCACATTCGGCGGCTTATGCTTTGATTGTTTACTGGACAGCGTATTTTAAGGCAAATTATCCATTAGAATTTTTTGCTGCGATAATGACAACCGAAGTACATAATCTGGATAGATTTGTTGTTTTTGTGAATGAAGCTAAGGAAAAAGGAATTAATATATTTTTGCCAGATGTGAATTTGTCTAATTATGATTTTGAAATTGAAGAAAATCAGGCGGATAACGAACGTTTTGGAAAGGCTGGAATAAGATTTGGACTTTTTGCGATAAAAGGCGTGGGAGCAGCTTTGATTAATGAAATAAAAAAGGAAAGAAAAAATAGAAGATTTACTTCGTATGAAGATTTTGTTTATCGCATGAAACAGAACGGACTTGCTAAAAAGCAGCTGGAAGCACTTGTTTTATCAGGAGCATTGGATAAATTTGAAGGAAATAGGTTTGAAAAGTACAAATCTATTGAAAAAATTCTGAAGTATAGTCAAAAAAAATATGAATCTGAAGAGGACATACGAATGTTTTTATTTGAGAAAAAACCAGAAATATCAGTTGAATTTCAAATAGAAAAAAGTGATGAATTTCCCCAAAAAATCTTGCTTCAAAATGAAAAGGAATATTTAGGAATCTACGTTTCAAGCCATCCTTTAAATGAGAAAAAAAATCTGATAAATATAATTTCCCATAATAAAATATCAGAAATTTCTCAAAAAGAGTTAAAAAAAGTACGAATTATCGGAATAGTAAAAAATGTAAAAAAATTTGCAACACAAGTTGGAAAAGAGCCGATGGTAAAATTTGAAATGGAAGATTTTCAAAAAAGTATTGAAGTTGTCTGTTTTCCAAGAGAATACGTAACTTTTGGGTATAAAATTACAGAAGGGCAAATTATGGTGCTGGAAGGAATTGTAAATTTTGACCAAAATAAAAATACAGTTATTTTAAATAACATTTGCAACATCGAAAATCTGGAAGAAAATAAAAACTTGAAACTGTATATTTTAATTGATGAGAGAATGAAAGAAAAAAATCAGAAATTAAAGCGGATGATTTTGAAAAACAAAGGAGATAATCGTGTAGTTTTAGCTTTTAGAATAAATGAAAAAAAAGAAATTGTAAAATTGTCTTCAAAATATAGTGTGAATTTATCACTGAATTTCATTAGAAAAGTTACAAAAATGTTTGGAATTGAGAGAATAAAATTAAAGTAA
- the rsgA gene encoding ribosome small subunit-dependent GTPase A, with amino-acid sequence MGVILNFILKFLPNIFIKGKVIRKIKGFYYVLNENSKNLNEENIYECKLRGTLKVKNSKMNCIIGDYVEFDKKEKVIEKIEKRKNFLYRPLIANIDFIGILFAIKSPNFDFTNFQKMLLNANSQDIPIALILSKIDLFSEEELKEFLNKFRQLFKDTISIFPISTETNIGLAELKQYINKKSVVISGPSGAGKSTLINTLIGEEVLTTNDVSQKTKKGRHTTIESRFFMLAQHSYIIDTPGFSTLDFPKLEEKKELEKLFPEFLKFIPNCKFRDCIHVNEPNCAIKENVKNGNISQERYAFYLYSLENIKFNNSK; translated from the coding sequence ATGGGAGTTATTTTAAATTTTATTTTGAAATTTCTCCCAAATATTTTTATTAAAGGAAAAGTTATTAGGAAAATAAAGGGATTTTACTATGTTTTAAACGAAAATTCCAAAAATTTGAATGAAGAAAATATTTATGAATGTAAATTACGTGGAACTTTAAAAGTAAAAAATAGCAAGATGAACTGTATTATTGGAGACTACGTGGAATTTGACAAAAAGGAAAAGGTTATTGAAAAAATTGAAAAAAGAAAAAATTTTTTGTATCGTCCACTTATTGCAAATATTGATTTTATCGGCATTTTATTTGCAATAAAAAGTCCAAATTTTGATTTTACAAATTTTCAGAAAATGCTGTTAAATGCAAATTCTCAAGATATTCCAATTGCATTAATTTTGTCTAAAATTGACTTGTTTTCAGAAGAAGAACTGAAAGAATTTTTAAATAAATTTAGGCAACTTTTTAAAGATACAATTTCTATTTTCCCAATTTCAACTGAAACAAACATTGGACTTGCGGAATTAAAACAATATATAAATAAAAAATCTGTTGTAATTTCAGGACCGTCGGGAGCTGGAAAATCTACGCTTATAAACACTTTGATTGGCGAAGAAGTATTAACTACAAACGATGTCAGCCAAAAAACCAAAAAAGGACGGCATACAACTATAGAAAGCCGATTTTTTATGCTAGCACAACATTCATACATAATAGATACGCCAGGATTTTCGACACTTGATTTTCCAAAGCTAGAAGAAAAAAAGGAACTTGAAAAGTTATTTCCAGAATTTTTGAAATTTATTCCAAATTGCAAATTTCGGGACTGCATTCACGTAAACGAGCCAAACTGTGCGATTAAGGAAAATGTAAAAAATGGCAATATTTCGCAGGAGCGGTATGCTTTTTACTTGTATTCGCTTGAAAACATAAAATTTAACAATTCAAAATAG
- a CDS encoding Cof-type HAD-IIB family hydrolase, with translation MNNIKAIFMDLDGTVLTSEHKVSENLIKKLRELEEKGVKTFIATGRTFISSKPFLEMLGIKNPVINYNGGRVTNPLNSEAVFEKPVEAQDVKELIKVSREKGIHLNLYMDDKLYIENETDEGIKYSESVEIPYYVKNFDEFIGKTSTKALFIAENSILLELKKELEEKLPHINFVFSKPHYLECLNKEVNKGLAIKELLKKYDISPEETMAFGDQWNDLEMLKFVKYGYLMGNATEELKQEFSKDRITLSNDEDGIYEVIKGL, from the coding sequence ATGAATAATATAAAAGCGATATTTATGGATTTGGATGGAACAGTGCTGACAAGTGAGCATAAAGTTTCGGAAAATTTGATAAAAAAATTGAGAGAACTGGAAGAAAAAGGAGTGAAAACATTTATTGCAACTGGGAGAACCTTTATTTCGTCAAAGCCTTTTCTGGAAATGCTGGGTATAAAAAATCCAGTAATTAACTATAACGGCGGAAGAGTTACAAATCCTTTAAACAGTGAAGCTGTTTTTGAGAAGCCTGTTGAGGCACAGGATGTTAAGGAACTTATCAAAGTTTCGAGAGAAAAGGGAATACATTTGAATTTATATATGGATGATAAATTGTATATAGAAAATGAAACAGATGAAGGTATAAAATATTCAGAAAGCGTGGAAATTCCATATTATGTGAAAAATTTTGACGAATTTATTGGAAAAACTTCCACAAAAGCGTTATTTATTGCAGAAAATTCCATTTTGCTGGAGTTAAAAAAGGAGTTGGAAGAAAAATTGCCACATATTAATTTTGTATTTTCAAAACCGCATTATTTAGAATGTTTGAATAAGGAAGTAAATAAAGGGCTGGCAATAAAGGAACTATTGAAAAAATATGATATTTCTCCAGAAGAAACAATGGCGTTTGGGGATCAGTGGAACGATTTGGAAATGCTGAAATTTGTGAAATATGGGTATCTTATGGGAAATGCCACGGAAGAACTAAAACAGGAATTTTCAAAAGACAGGATTACATTGTCAAATGATGAAGACGGAATTTACGAGGTAATAAAAGGACTTTAA
- the rpe gene encoding ribulose-phosphate 3-epimerase, translating into MNNEKIIIAPSLLAADFSKLREEIEEVEKLGAEYLHLDVMDGNFVPNISFGAPVISSLRKYSNLVFDVHLMVNEPDYLIKDFAEFSDIITVHAEATKHLNRTIQLIKSFGKKVGVALNPSTSLNTIKYDLDNIDMVLIMTVNPGFGGQKFIPEMVQKIKDLRKIKENIDIEVDGGINDETAKLVKEAGANVLVAGSYIFSGNYKEKIESLNK; encoded by the coding sequence ATGAATAATGAAAAAATAATAATAGCACCATCATTGCTTGCGGCAGATTTTAGCAAGTTAAGAGAAGAAATTGAGGAAGTGGAAAAACTGGGGGCAGAATATTTACATTTGGATGTTATGGACGGAAATTTTGTTCCAAATATAAGTTTTGGAGCTCCCGTGATTTCATCACTACGAAAATATAGTAACCTTGTGTTTGACGTACATCTGATGGTAAACGAGCCAGATTATTTGATAAAAGACTTTGCTGAGTTTTCAGACATTATTACAGTTCATGCCGAAGCTACAAAGCATTTGAACAGAACAATCCAGTTAATAAAATCTTTTGGAAAAAAAGTCGGAGTTGCACTAAATCCTTCAACTTCACTGAACACTATAAAATATGACTTGGATAATATTGACATGGTGTTAATTATGACAGTAAATCCAGGATTTGGCGGACAAAAATTTATTCCTGAAATGGTTCAGAAAATAAAGGACTTACGAAAAATTAAGGAAAATATTGATATTGAAGTGGATGGCGGGATAAATGATGAAACTGCAAAATTGGTAAAAGAGGCTGGAGCGAATGTACTGGTTGCAGGTTCATATATTTTCAGTGGAAATTATAAGGAAAAAATTGAATCTTTGAATAAGTAA
- a CDS encoding cysteine desulfurase family protein, with the protein MKIVYLDNAATTKMSDKVTNEMMKSFSENYGNPSSVHTLGQRAKSAMENARHIVAKNLKVETTEIVFTSGGAEGNNLVIRGFLKANKDKGKHIITSKIEHSTILKTFEQLEKEGYEVSYIGVDENGVVDIEELKRKLREDTALVSIMFVNNETGVIQPIKEIGEILAEKKIFFHTDAVQAVGKFEIFPKDLKIDALTVTSHKFYGPKGAGFVFIDKKYSVEKEIWGGSQERNRRAGTENVHGILGLGVALEEVYENLEEMSEKEEKLQKYLENKLKTEIKKFDKKVQINGEKADRIKTTTNVYVEGVDIQMLLVALDLRGICISGGSACMSGSLENSHVLKAMGLNDEELKGSFRISIGKDTTIEEIDYFVENLIEVI; encoded by the coding sequence ATGAAAATAGTGTATTTGGATAATGCAGCAACTACAAAAATGTCAGATAAAGTAACAAATGAGATGATGAAATCATTTAGTGAAAATTATGGAAATCCATCGTCTGTGCATACATTAGGGCAGCGTGCAAAATCGGCTATGGAGAATGCAAGACATATTGTTGCAAAAAATCTTAAAGTAGAAACAACTGAAATTGTGTTCACATCTGGTGGGGCTGAAGGGAATAATCTTGTGATAAGGGGATTTTTGAAAGCAAATAAGGATAAGGGGAAACATATCATAACGTCTAAAATAGAGCATTCTACGATTTTGAAGACCTTTGAACAATTAGAAAAAGAAGGATATGAAGTTTCGTATATTGGTGTTGATGAAAATGGAGTTGTAGATATTGAGGAATTGAAACGGAAATTGAGAGAAGATACGGCACTTGTTTCAATAATGTTTGTGAATAATGAAACTGGAGTTATTCAGCCAATTAAGGAAATCGGGGAAATTTTGGCGGAAAAAAAGATATTTTTTCATACAGATGCAGTTCAGGCAGTCGGAAAATTTGAAATTTTTCCAAAAGATTTGAAAATAGATGCTTTGACTGTAACATCACATAAATTTTACGGTCCTAAAGGAGCAGGATTTGTATTTATTGATAAAAAATATTCAGTTGAAAAGGAAATCTGGGGCGGTTCACAGGAAAGGAACAGACGGGCTGGAACAGAGAATGTCCACGGAATTTTGGGACTTGGTGTGGCACTTGAGGAAGTTTATGAAAATTTGGAAGAAATGTCAGAAAAAGAAGAAAAACTGCAAAAGTATTTAGAAAATAAATTAAAAACTGAAATTAAAAAATTCGATAAAAAAGTGCAGATAAATGGAGAAAAAGCCGATAGAATAAAAACAACGACAAATGTTTACGTAGAAGGAGTAGACATTCAAATGCTGCTAGTAGCACTAGATTTAAGAGGAATCTGTATAAGTGGAGGTTCTGCTTGCATGTCAGGCTCACTTGAAAATTCGCACGTTTTGAAGGCTATGGGGCTTAATGATGAGGAGTTGAAAGGTTCATTTAGAATTAGTATTGGTAAAGATACTACTATTGAAGAAATAGATTATTTTGTAGAAAATTTAATTGAAGTTATTTAA